The following are encoded in a window of Rubellicoccus peritrichatus genomic DNA:
- a CDS encoding dihydrofolate reductase produces the protein MKPFHAIAAMADNRVIGNGGEIPWHLPDDFRWFKEKTLGHAIVMGRKTYESIGKPLPKRKNIVITRQELEIEGCDVIHSLDELTSLGLEDREIFIIGGGEIYQTALPQCSDLWISHVKGDFTGDAFFPEFESSFEAVETVRDFPEFRVTHYQRKTT, from the coding sequence ATGAAACCCTTCCACGCAATAGCGGCAATGGCCGACAACCGTGTTATTGGAAATGGCGGTGAGATTCCCTGGCACCTGCCTGATGATTTTCGCTGGTTCAAAGAGAAGACACTCGGGCACGCAATCGTCATGGGACGCAAAACCTATGAATCGATTGGCAAACCACTACCAAAACGAAAGAACATAGTCATTACGCGGCAAGAGCTGGAAATCGAAGGTTGCGATGTCATCCATTCCCTCGATGAGCTAACAAGCCTCGGCTTGGAAGATCGTGAAATCTTCATCATTGGTGGTGGTGAGATTTATCAGACTGCCTTACCCCAATGCTCCGACCTATGGATCAGCCATGTGAAAGGTGACTTCACTGGAGACGCTTTCTTTCCTGAGTTTGAATCCAGTTTTGAAGCAGTCGAAACAGTCCGTGATTTTCCGGAATTCCGTGTCACTCATTATCAACGCAAAACTACGTAA
- a CDS encoding tetratricopeptide repeat protein gives MKKFFYIYLLLVPFILDAQRGPLWETSWQNPEFIKRFTGSYGFDGPREPTITRDEQQLFTEISQLLKQNNLATASARLQASINADSSAALNYTLGNIFFQSGQLPAAEQSYRDALRKFPGFVRAQKNLGLTLMQAGRFDEAQPYLIKTIEGEGGDGSVYSMLAYTYFNDERYSSALQAYEEALLYDPDNVEWQIGLAQALYATEQYKEAAAAFEELLQANPEREELWLMQANAWLSLDEPERAAANLEVVRRLGRASSQALVLLGDIYISDGMAGLAAIAYEEAFSSDNPPGANEALRAASLFADRGSWDQAQQIMGVIEQNYQAKLDAKQASEFLNLKAQVAMALGDSENAALTLRSLLDRDPMNAKALLMLAEYEWMQGEIEEAELLYERAARVPEKEVDAYVQHARMLVAQKDYAAAERLLKKAQTLEPRENVARYLDGVERARKSSY, from the coding sequence ATGAAAAAATTCTTTTATATATATCTGCTTCTGGTTCCGTTCATCCTTGATGCGCAGCGTGGTCCTCTGTGGGAAACATCCTGGCAGAACCCTGAGTTTATCAAACGATTCACCGGAAGCTACGGTTTTGATGGTCCCCGTGAGCCGACCATTACCCGGGATGAGCAACAGCTTTTTACTGAGATTTCTCAGTTGCTTAAGCAAAACAATTTGGCAACCGCATCTGCTCGATTACAGGCATCCATTAATGCGGATTCCAGCGCTGCACTCAATTACACCTTGGGGAACATTTTTTTCCAGTCGGGGCAGTTGCCAGCCGCTGAGCAGTCTTATCGGGATGCCTTACGCAAGTTCCCGGGCTTTGTTCGCGCTCAGAAAAACCTTGGCCTGACTTTAATGCAGGCCGGTCGTTTTGATGAGGCTCAACCTTACTTGATCAAGACGATCGAAGGTGAGGGTGGCGATGGCAGTGTTTACAGTATGCTGGCTTATACTTATTTTAATGACGAGCGCTACAGTTCGGCACTTCAAGCCTATGAGGAGGCATTGCTTTATGACCCTGATAATGTTGAGTGGCAGATCGGTTTGGCCCAGGCACTTTATGCGACAGAGCAATACAAGGAAGCTGCTGCCGCCTTTGAAGAACTGCTCCAGGCCAACCCCGAACGGGAAGAGCTTTGGTTGATGCAGGCAAATGCCTGGCTCTCCCTTGACGAGCCTGAGCGTGCAGCGGCAAATCTGGAGGTCGTCCGACGTCTCGGGCGTGCTTCATCCCAGGCCCTGGTTTTGCTTGGCGACATTTACATCAGTGATGGTATGGCGGGTTTGGCCGCCATTGCCTACGAGGAGGCTTTCTCCTCAGATAATCCGCCAGGAGCAAATGAAGCTTTGCGCGCTGCTTCACTTTTTGCGGATCGTGGTTCCTGGGATCAGGCTCAACAAATCATGGGCGTAATCGAACAGAACTATCAGGCCAAACTGGATGCGAAACAGGCGTCGGAATTTCTAAACCTTAAAGCTCAGGTTGCGATGGCTCTGGGGGATTCTGAGAATGCCGCCCTTACACTGCGTTCCTTGCTTGATCGTGATCCCATGAACGCCAAGGCATTGTTGATGCTTGCCGAGTATGAGTGGATGCAGGGCGAGATTGAAGAGGCTGAGTTGCTCTACGAACGCGCTGCCCGTGTTCCTGAGAAAGAGGTCGATGCCTATGTCCAGCATGCGCGGATGTTGGTTGCACAGAAAGACTATGCGGCAGCAGAACGACTTTTGAAAAAAGCGCAAACACTCGAACCACGGGAGAATGTTGCCCGTTATCTCGATGGCGTGGAGCGCGCTCGCAAGTCTTCCTACTAA
- a CDS encoding energy transducer TonB — MEMARRDEIYEAARLNRGVLFAIIGGVCVTALILLVLPLTQWLSQFHRNEQTPRSIEIVREPPDAIPPEPPKQEEEEKESEPPELENQLQQLDLNQLELALRPGIGDMSAGSLGIDGFALSGDISNEMDLFEVHELDRVPSKISAPKFIMPRELKESGARGRVELIVRISPRGKVTVLSVYRSDDPSLIPFARKYAEKILFEAPTKDGVPVAAKYRLPLRY, encoded by the coding sequence ATGGAAATGGCACGACGTGATGAAATCTATGAAGCAGCCCGACTTAATCGGGGCGTGCTTTTTGCGATCATCGGTGGAGTGTGCGTGACTGCTTTGATCCTGCTTGTCCTGCCTTTGACTCAGTGGTTGAGCCAGTTTCACCGCAATGAGCAAACGCCACGATCCATAGAGATCGTTCGTGAGCCGCCGGATGCAATTCCACCGGAACCACCAAAGCAGGAAGAAGAGGAAAAAGAATCCGAACCGCCTGAGCTGGAAAATCAACTTCAGCAGTTGGACCTCAACCAGCTTGAGCTGGCCTTGCGTCCGGGGATTGGTGACATGAGTGCCGGCTCGCTGGGAATTGATGGCTTTGCGCTCTCTGGTGATATCAGTAATGAGATGGATTTGTTTGAGGTCCATGAGCTGGATCGTGTGCCAAGTAAGATATCGGCTCCAAAGTTTATCATGCCCAGGGAGTTGAAGGAATCCGGGGCGCGTGGCCGTGTTGAACTCATTGTGCGGATTAGTCCGCGGGGCAAAGTTACCGTCTTAAGCGTTTATCGATCCGACGATCCCAGCTTGATTCCTTTTGCGCGTAAGTATGCCGAGAAAATTCTTTTTGAAGCACCAACCAAGGACGGTGTGCCCGTTGCCGCAAAATATCGTTTGCCACTTAGATACTGA
- a CDS encoding MotA/TolQ/ExbB proton channel family protein, with protein sequence MRQRKYNLPLTIVAVLLCMGPIWGLLGTVIGMIGAFSNIAQGGSGQPQVLADHISFALWTTALGLITVPFGIGLLIYASRRPKEAPPPLLKTK encoded by the coding sequence GTGAGACAAAGGAAGTATAACCTCCCTCTCACCATTGTGGCTGTATTGCTCTGTATGGGGCCAATTTGGGGATTACTCGGAACTGTTATCGGAATGATAGGAGCATTCTCAAATATTGCTCAGGGAGGATCTGGACAGCCACAAGTTCTGGCCGATCACATATCCTTCGCCTTATGGACAACTGCCTTAGGCTTGATAACAGTTCCATTTGGAATCGGTCTGTTAATTTATGCCTCACGCCGCCCCAAAGAAGCACCTCCTCCATTACTGAAAACCAAATGA
- a CDS encoding secondary thiamine-phosphate synthase enzyme YjbQ yields the protein MKSHRQELEFTVSQRRQFINITPQVEAALAQSGIREGLCLVNAMHISASVFINDDESGLHADLEDWLEGLAPEKPHSRYRHNVGEDNADAHLKRTIMGREVVVAVTNGRLDFGPWEQIFYGEFDGLRRKRALIKIIGD from the coding sequence ATGAAAAGCCACCGCCAGGAACTTGAATTCACTGTCTCACAACGCAGACAGTTTATCAACATCACGCCACAGGTGGAGGCAGCCCTGGCCCAAAGTGGGATTCGCGAAGGCCTCTGCCTCGTCAATGCCATGCATATCAGCGCCAGTGTCTTTATCAACGATGATGAATCGGGCCTCCATGCCGACCTCGAAGACTGGCTGGAAGGACTTGCTCCCGAAAAGCCACACAGTCGCTACCGGCACAACGTTGGTGAAGACAACGCAGATGCGCATTTGAAGCGCACCATCATGGGACGTGAAGTCGTGGTTGCAGTGACAAATGGTCGACTCGATTTCGGCCCATGGGAACAAATTTTCTATGGAGAATTTGACGGCCTCAGGCGCAAGCGCGCACTGATAAAAATCATTGGCGATTAA